A genomic region of Alligator mississippiensis isolate rAllMis1 chromosome 4, rAllMis1, whole genome shotgun sequence contains the following coding sequences:
- the LOC102571692 gene encoding potassium voltage-gated channel subfamily A member 5: MDLALVSLENGGATAIGEDAAGRAGRRGELLLLHGPSPAAPARLSLSEGSAKPPPPPPPAARSRSGSGSVLRASAPRAMEEGGHRLGMAMAAAAAEEEEEEGGGGGGAGLQQRVLINISGLRFETQLGTLSQFPDTLLGDPAKRMRYFDPLRNEYFFDRNRPSFDGILYFYQSGGKLRRPVNVSIDVFADEIRFYQLGQEAMERFREDEGFIQEEEKPLPRNEFQRQVWLIFEYPESSSSARGIAIVSVLVILISIITFCLETLPEFRDERELQVPLPPATNGTPGREPAPAAQPPSGLSDPFFIVETTCVIWFTFELLVRFFACPSKPEFSRNIMNIIDIVAIIPYFITLGTELAQEQPQPGTPATSNGGQQQAMSLAILRVIRLVRVFRIFKLSRHSKGLQILGQTLKASMRELGLLIFFLFIGVILFSSAVYFAEADDPDSHFSSIPDAFWWAVVTMTTVGYGDMRPVTVGGKIVGSLCAIAGVLTIALPVPVIVSNFNYFYHRETDQEEQSILKDEASGAQGSSAEGELKRSSSKDSLSKSVVHLENCEGINNGTGSLEKANIKAKSNVDLRKSLYALCLDTSRETDL; encoded by the coding sequence ATGGACCTGGCGCTGGTGAGCCTGGAGAACGGCGGCGCCACGGCCATCGGCGAGGATGCGGCGGGCCGCGCGGGGCGGCGGggcgagctgctgctgctgcacggCCCCAGCCCCGCCGCCCCGGCGCGCCTCAGCCTGAGCGAGGGCAGCGCCAagcctccgccgccgccgccgcccgccgcccgcagccgcagcggcagcggcagcgtgCTCCGGGCGTCCGCTCCGCGGGCCATGGAGGAAGGCGGGCACCGGCTGGGCATGGCCatggcagcggcggcggcggaggaggaggaggaggagggcggcggcggcggcggggccggctTGCAGCAGCGGGTGCTGATCAACATCTCGGGGCTGCGCTTCGAGACGCAGCTGGGCACCCTGAGCCAGTTCCCGGACACGCTGCTGGGCGACCCGGCCAAGCGCATGCGGTACTTCGACCCGCTGCGCAACGAGTACTTCTTCGACCGCAACCGGCCCAGCTTCGACGGCATCCTCTACTTCTACCAGTCGGGCGGCAAGCTGCGCCGGCCCGTCAATGTCTCCATCGACGTCTTCGCCGACGAGATCCGCTTCTACCAGCTGGGCCAGGAGGCCATGGAGCGCTTCCGCGAGGACGAGGGCTTCatccaggaggaggagaagccccTGCCCCGCAACGAGTTCCAGCGCCAGGTCTGGCTCATCTTTGAGTACCCCGAGAGCTCCAGCTCGGCGCGGGGCATCGCCATTGTCTCCGTGCTGGTCATCCTCATCTCCATCATCACCTTCTGCCTGGAAACCCTGCCGGAGTTCCGTGACGAGCGGGAGCTGCAGGTGCCCCTGCCCCCGGCCACCAACGGTACCCCGGGCCGCGAGCCCGCGCCTGCCGCACAGCCCCCCAGCGGCCTCTCAGACCCCTTCTTCATCGTCGAGACAACATGCGTGATCTGGTTCACCTTCGAGCTGCTGGTGCGCTTCTTCGCCTGCCCCAGCAAGCCCGAGTTCTCCAGGAACATCATGAACATCATCGACATCGTGGCCATTATCCCCTACTTCATCACTCTGGGCACCGAGCTGGCCCAAGAGCAGCCACAGCCCGGGACTCCTGCCACCAGCAACGGGGGCCAGCAGCAAGCCATGTCGCTGGCCATCCTCCGTGTCATCCGCCTGGTCCGGGTCTTCCGGATCTTCAAGCTCTCCCGGCACTCCAAGGGGCTGCAGATTCTGGGGCAGACGCTGAAAGCCAGCATGAGGGAGCTGGGGCTCCTCATCTTCTTCCTCTTCATCGGAGTCATCCTCTTCTCCAGCGCCGTGTACTTTGCTGAGGCCGATGACCCCGACTCCCACTTCTCCAGCATCCCCGATGCGTTTTGGTGGGCAGTGGTGACCATGACCACAGTGGGCTATGGGGACATGAGGCCCGTCACCGTCGGGGGCAAGATTGTGGGCTCCTTGTGCGCCATCGCTGGCGTGCTGACCAtagccctgcctgtgcccgtCATCGTGTCCAACTTCAACTACTTCTACCACCGGGAGACTGACCAAGAAGAACAGAGCATCCTCAAAGACGAGGCCAGCGGTGCCCAGGGTAGCTCGGCCGAGGGGGAGCTGAAAAGATCCAGCAGTAAAGACTCTCTGAGCAAATCTGTTGTGCACTTGGAAAACTGTGAAGGGATCAACAATGGCACCGGCTCCTTGGAGAAAGCCAATATCAAAGCTAAGAGCAACGTAGATCTCAGAAAATCGTTGTATGCGCTCTGCCTGGACACCAGTAGGGAAACAGACCTGTGA